The Janthinobacterium tructae genome contains the following window.
TTGTGCTATGTGGTGCCCGTTGACGGCTCCTGGCCTGTCCGGGTGTGTCAAAAACCTAACCCAGTTTAAGTCGCGTCGTGCGATCTCTGCTGGATAACCTGTGTGAACCCTATGTCTACTGTTACAACTAACGAATCTACCGGTATGGAAAGTTTTGCTGCGCTCTTCGAGGAATCGTTGTCGCGTCAAGATATGCGCTCCGGCGAAGTTATTTCCGCTGAAGTCGTGCGCCTCGACCACAATTTCGTGATCGTGAACGCTGGCCTCAAATCCGAAGCATTCATCCCTGTCGAAGAATTCAAGAACGACCACGGCGAACTGGAAGTCAAAGTTGGTGACTTCGTTTCCGTGGCGATCGAATCGCTGGAAAACGGTTTCGGCGATACCATCCTGTCGCGCGACAAAGCCAAGCGTCTGGCTTCGTGGCTGGCTCTGGAAAAAGCGATGGAATCGGGCGAAATCGTCGTCGGTACCGTCAATGGTAAAGTCAAAGGCGGTCTGACCGTGTTGACCAACGGCATCCGCGCATTCCTGCCGGGCTCGCTGGTTGATACCCGTCCTGTCAAAGACACCACCCCATTCGAAGGCAAAACCCTCGAATTCAAAGTGATCAAGCTCGATCGCAAGCGTAACAACGTGGTTCTGTCCCGCCGCGCCGTCATCGAAGCTTCGATGGGCGAAGAGCGTCAGAAACTGATGGAAACGCTGAAAGAAGGCACGGTCGTGACCGGCGTCGTCAAAAATATCACCGACTACGGCGCGTTCGTGGATCTGGGCGGTATCGATGGCTTGCTGCACATCACCGACCTGGCATGGCGCCGTGTACGTCACCCGTCGGAAGTACTGACGGTTGGCCAGGAAATCACCGCCAAAGTCCTGAAATACGATCAAGAGAAAAACCGTGTTTCGCTGGGCGTGAAACAACTGGGCGACGATCCTTGGACCGGTCTGTCCCGTCGTTACCCACAAAGCACCCGTCTGTTCGGTAAAGTAACGAACCTGACCGACTACGGCGCGTTCGTTGAAGTGGAACAGGGTATCGAAGGTCTGGTACACGTTTCCGAAATGGACTGGACGAACAAAAACGTTGCTCCTAACAAAGTTGTCCAACTGGGCGATGAAGTAGAAGTGATGGTTCTGGAAATCGACGAAGAGCGTCGTCGTATCTCGCTGGGTATGAAACAGTGCAAAGCCAACCCTTGGGATGACTTTGGCGTTACCCACAAGAAGGGCGATAAAGTCCGCGGCGCGATCAAATCGATCACCGACTTCGGCGTGTTCATCGGCCTGGCCGGCAACATCGACGGTCTGGTGCATCTGTCCGACCTGTCCTGGACCGAAACCGGCGAAGAAGCCGTGCGTCGCTTCAAGAAAGGTGACGAACTGGAAGCCATCGTTCTGGCCATCGACGTTGAGCGCGAGCGCGTTTCCCTGGGCGTCAAGCAACTGGAAGGTGACCCATTCAACAACTTCGCAGCCATGAACGACAAAGGCTCGCTGGTAACCGGCACCGTTAAATCGGTTGAGCCTAAAGGCGCCGTGATCCAACTGTCCGAAGAAGTTGAAGGCTACCTGCGCGCTTCCGAAATCTCGCGCGACCGCGTTGAAGATGCTGGTACGCACCTGAAAGTCGGCGATACCGTCGAAGCCATGGTGTTGAACATCGACCGCAAAGCCCGTGGTATCCAACTGTCGATCAAAGCGAAAGACAACGTGGAAACCCAGGAAGCCATGCAGAAGATGGCAGCTACCGACAACAACGCAGCTTCGGGCACCACCAGCCTGGGCGCCTTGTTGAAAGCTAAGTTCGATAACAAGAACTAAGACTGCGGATACGGCAGATGACAAAGTCCGAGCTGATCAACCGCCTCGCTGAGCGTTATTCTCAGCTGGTGGCGAAAGATGCGGAGTATGCCGTCAAGACCATTCTCGATGCGATGACCAACGCCCTGGCGACCGGTCAGCGTATCGAGATCCGCGGTTTTGGCAGTTTTGCCCTGAACAGCAGGCCCCCGCGCATCGGCCGCAACCCGAAATCCGGCGACAAGGTGATGGTTCCCGAAAAACGGGTACCCCACTTCAAACCGGGCAAACAGTTGCGCGAGCGCGTGGACGCGATGGTCGGGCAACCGATCATCGAGGATTAATCGTCTGCTGGAAGGCGACATAGAAAGCGGCGTCCTCGGATGCCGCTTTTTTTTGTTAATATGCTGAGAATACCTGACATAAGCTACTGCGCGTCGCGCTTTGCGGCCTGCGATGCTCACCGTACTTCAGTACGGTTGCGCTTCTCGGCCACAAATCACTGACGCTCGCTACGCTTCTGCCAGGCATTCCGAGGTTGTGCCATACGGCATTTTTTGTACTTTCTGGGCGTATCGATGAAAATCATCTCCACCATCGTTGGCTGTGTTCTTTTCGTCCTGTTCTTCAGTTTTGCGCTGAAGAATGCGCAGGTTGTCGACCTGCATGTTTTCCTCAATTATGAAATTCGCGGCCCCCTGGTCCTGATGCTGCTGGGCTTTTTTGTCGCCGGCGCCAGCCTGGGCGTATTGGCCCTGACGCCGACCGTGTTCCGTCACCGCCGCGAAGCGAGCAAGCAAAAAACCACCATTGCCGCGCTGCAAACCGTTGGCGTGGCCAGCAATGTCCAGCCGCAACCGGACAGCGTGAGCGCGCAGTAAGCGGCGCCGTCGCTCCTATCTCTCTTACTCGAATAAAAACAATCGCATGGATTTTGAACTCTGGTGGCTCTTGGGTATCCCGGTGTTTTTCGCGCTGGGCTGGATTGCCGCGCGTGTGGACATTCATCAACTGGTGTCCGAATCGCGCAGCCTGCCGCGCAATTACTTCAAGGGCTTGAATTTCCTGCTCAATGAGCAGCATGACAAGGCCATCGATGCCTTCATCGAAGTCGTCAAGCTGGACCCGGAATCGGCCGATATGCACTTTGCGCTGGGCAACCTGTTCCGCCGCCGCGGCGAGACGGAGCGCGCCATCCGCGTGCACCAGAATTTGCTGGCGCGCCCGGACTTGCCGCTGGAACAGCAGGGCCATGCCGCCTATGAGCTGGGCATGGATTACCTGAAGGCAGGCTTGCTGGACCGCGCCGAGGAAACCTTCAACAGCCTGGTCGACACGCAATATGCGGCCCAGGCGCGCCGCGCGCTGCTGGAAATTTACCAGCGCGAAAAGGAATGGCCGCGTGCCATCGAAGCGGCCGTCGGCTTGCAGGAATCGGGCGCCGGGGCGCGGCAGAAGGAAATCGCCCAGTTCTATTGCGAGCTGGCGCATGACGCGCTGGTGCACATGAAACCGGACGACGCCATGCCGCTGCTGGAAAAAGCCCTGCAGACGGACCGCAAGAGCGTGCGCGCCACCATCCTGACGGGTGACGTGCTGCTGGCGCGCGGCGACACGGAAGGCGCGCTGACGACCTGGCGCCGCGTGGAGCAGCAAAGCGTGCCGCACGTGGCCCTGGTGGCGCAGCGCCTGATGGATGGCTACACCAAGGTGGGCCGCGCGCAGGAAGGCGTCAACCTGCTGCGCTCCTACCTGGAAGAGGCGTCGTCGATCGACTTGATCGAGGTCGTCTTCAAGGCCGTCATCGAACTCGACGGCGTGGAAGCGGCGAAGCAGTTGGTCAGCGCCGAGCTGCGCCGCACGCCGACCCTGCTGGGCCTGGATAAACTGCTGGAAGCGCGCATGATGGATGCGCCGGCCGCCATCTGGTCCGAGCTGTCGATGGTGAAAAACCTCGTGCACGGCTACACGCAGAAGCTGGCCCGCTACCAGTGCAGCCACTGCGGCTTCAAGGCCCGCCAGTTCTACTGGCACTGCCCTGGCTGCAATCGCTGGGAAACGTATCCACCGCGTCGCACCGAAGAGCTCAACGTCATGAATTAGTCGTGCCCACCACAGGGTCCATGGCTGCGTTGCAACGCCTCGCCGTACTATTCGTACTGTCTTCGGCGCCGCGCCTTGCCCTGAACCCTGTGCTGTGCACTTGCAGGTCAGATAGACATATTACAAATACGGCACAACCATGAAAATCACCATTATCGGCACGGGCTATGTGGGCCTCGTGACGGGCGCCTGCCTGGCGGAACTGGGCAACGACGTTTTTTGCCTCGACCTGGACGCACAGAAGGTCGCCTTGCTCAACAGCGGCGGCATCCCCATCCACGAACCGGGCCTGGAAGAAGTCGTGGCGCGCAACCGCGCCGCCGGCCGCATGACCTTTTCCACCGACGTCGAGGCAGCCGCCGCGCACGGCGTGATGCAATTCATCGCCGTCGGCACGCCGCCCGATGAAGACGGCTCGGCCGACCTGCAATACGTGCTGGCGGCCGCGCGCGGCATCGGCAAGTACATGACGGACTTCAAGGTCATCGTCGACAAGTCCACCGTGCCCGTCGGCACGGCCGAAAAAGTGCGCGCCGCCATCCAGGGCGAACTGGACGCGCGCGGCGTGGCCGCCACGTTCTCGGTGGCGTCGAACCCGGAATTTCTCAAGGAAGGTGCGGCCGTCGAAGACTTCATGCGCCCGGACCGCATCGTCATCGGCTGCGACAGCACGCCGGACGGCGAGCGCGCGCGCGAATTGCTGAAAAGCCTGTACGCGCCGTTCAACCGCAACCGCGAACGTACCTACTGGATGGACGTGCGCTCGGCCGAATTCACGAAGTATGCGGCGAACGCCATGCTGGCCACGCGTATTTCCTTCATGAATGAACTGGCGAACCTGGCCGACAAGGTGGGCGTCGATATCGAGGCCGTGCGCCACGGCATCGGTTCCGACCCGCGCATCGGCCATAGCTTCCTGTACGCAGGTTGCGGCTATGGCGGTTCCTGCTTCCCGAAAGACGTGCAGGCGCTCGAGCGCACGGCGCGCGGCTATGGGCAGGAGTTGCTGATCCTGCGTGCCGTCGAAGCTGTCAACGACCAGCAGAAGCAGGTGCTGGGGCGCAAAGTGGTCACTCGCTTCGGCGCAGATCTGACGGGCCGGCATTTCGCCGTCTGGGGACTGGCCTTCAAGCCGAACACGGACGACATGCGCGAAGCGTCGGCCCGCGTGCTGCTGGCGGACTTGCTGGCGCGCGGCGCCACGGTGGCCGTGTATGACCCGGTGGCCATGCCCGAGGCACGCCGCGTGCTGCAACTGGACTTGACGCCGGAGCAGTTGGCAAGGGTGCGCTTTGCCGACAGTCCGAAGGATGCGCTGCAGGACGCCGATGCGCTGGTCATCGTGACCGAGTGGAAAGCCTTCCGCAGTCCCGATTTCGAACAGGTCAAGGCGCGCCTGAAGCAGGCCGTGATCTTTGACGGACGCAACCTGTTCGAGCCGGCCGTCATGGCCGAGAATGGCATCGAATACCACGGGATCGGTCGCTCGATCCTGACGCGCGCATGAGCGCCCAAGAGGTGGTCGCCTTGACGGCGCCGGCCGCGCTGGCCCAGGTGCGCCTGCTGGTGGTGGGCGATGTGATGCTGGACCGTTACTGGTTCGGCGATGTCAGCCGTATTTCGCCGGAAGCGCCGGTACCCATCGTGCGCATCGAGAAGCGCGAAGAGCGCCTGGGCGGCGCGGCCAACGTGGCGCGCAACGCCGCAGCGCTGGGAACGAAGACGAGCTTGCTGGGCGTGGTCGGCGACGACGAGGCAGGCAGCCAGGTCGAGCGCCTGCTCGAAGGCGGCGGCATCCACAGCTATCTGCAGCGCGATGCGGCCATTTCCACCATCATCAAGCTGCGCGTGATCGGCCGCCAGCAGCAAATGCTGCGCATCGACTTCGAGGATGCGCCCAGCGATACGGTGCTGCGCGACAAGTTGGCGCAGTTTAATGCCCTCTTGCCGCACTACGACGTGGTGGTCATGTCGGACTACGCCAAGGGCAGCCTGGTGAATGTGGCCGAGATGATCAAGGCCGCCAAGGCCGCCGGCAAGATCGTCATGGTCGACCCGAAAGGGGATGATTTCAGCCGCTATACAGGAGCGTCAGTGCTCACTCCGAACAAGTCCGAACTGCGCCGCGTGATCGGCAACTGGAATACGGAAGAGCAACTCACGGAACGCGCGCAGCAGATGCGCGCACAGCTGGGCCTGGAAGCCTTGCTGCTGACCCGTTCCGAAGAGGGCATGAGCCTGTACACGGCCGATGAGGTGCTGCACATGCCGACCGATGCGCGCGAAGTATTCGACGTCTCGGGCGCGGGCGATACGGTGATCGCCACCATGGCGGCCATGCTGGGCGCCGGCATGAGCCTGGGCGATGCAGTGCGTACGGCCAACCGGGCCGGCGGCATCGTCGTCGGCAAGCTGGGCACGGCCACCGTCACCCGCGAAGAGCTGTTCCCGCAGTAATCGCCGCCGTATTCCGCATCTCGCCTGCGCCGGTCTGTTTGATCTGGCGCAGGTTTTTCCCTCCTTCCGCTGTCCCGTCTTGTCAACCGTATCACGCCACAGCCGTTAAAGCCGTTAAGGCGCTGCTCCTCCCTTGCGTTCGAGTCATCTTGAAACCACACCACGGAGAGATACCCATGTTCAAAAAAATACTGCTGGCCATCGTCACCCTGATCGCGACGATGGGTTTTGCCTTTGCCCAGGTCGATGTCAACAAGGCGGACCAGGCGGCACTCGACGGCGTCAAGGGCATCGGCCCCGTTACATCGAAAGCCATCCTTGATGAACGCGCCAAGGGCGGCGCCTTCAAGGATTGGGCCGATTTCGAAAGCCGCGTGAAAGGCATCGGACCGAAAAGTTCCGTGAAACTGTCGGAAGCGGGCTTGCAGGTGAATGGTCAGGCCAAGTCTGGCGCGCCAGCGGCTCCGGTGGCGAAAGCTGCCCCGGCAAAAAAGGAAGCTGCTGTGAAGGAAGTTGCAGCGAAAGAAGCCGCACCGAAGCCAGCTGCTGCGACCGACACCGCTGCGGCGCCAGCCAAGACGGCCGCTGAAACGAAAAAAGAAGCTGCTGCTGCCAAGAAAGAAGCGAAGGCTGCCGCCGCTGCCGCGAAGAAAGAAGCGAAGCTGGCTGCAGCCGAGGCGAAGAAGGCTGAAGCCGAGAAAAAGTAAGCGTGTTGCTGTAAAGCGTGTTGCGTGGTGGTGCCGCGCAGCACGAGAAGAAAACCCTGCGTGGTACCGGCCGCGCGGGGTTTTTTTTATGCGCCGCCACTTTGCCCTGCCGATGCGCCTACAGCTGCGACTCGATCGGCAGCCAGCGCATCACGGACACCAGCATGCGGCGCCAGAAGCCTGACTCCGGATCGTGCGTCCACACCTTGGCGGGCTCTTCGGTGGCGTCGGACCAGCGCAGGGCGCCGTTGTCGAGGAATAAGCGGTAGCTGGTGTCGCCCGACGTCGAGTGCAGGAACAGCGCGCGCATGTCGGCCCCCAGCGCGGCATCGTGGAACAGCACGCCCATCTCCGTGTTCAGCTGGGCCGAGCGGGGATCGAGGTTGAAGGAGCCGACGAAGCCCCGCTGCCCATCGACCACCACGGCCTTGGTATGCAGGCTGGCGCGGCTCGAACCCATCAGGCTGATGCGCTTGCGGTGCAGGGTCTTCAATTCATACAGGTCGACGCCACCGCCGAGCAGCACTTCGCGGTAGCGCGCATAGCCCGCATGCACGAGGGCCACATCGGTGGCGGCCAGCGAGTTGGTCAGCACACTGACCCTGACGCCGGCGGCGACCTTGTCGGCCAGGCTCTGCGTCAGCGCCGCGCCGGGCACGAAGTAGGGCGAAGTCAGCAGCGCTTCCTCGCGCGCCTCCGTCAGTAGCGGCAGCAAGCTGTGCATGAGCCAGTGCTCGCTGCGCTGCAAACTGGCCACGGGGGCGGCTTTTTCCGGCGGGTCCGACAGCACTTGTACCTGCGCGCTCCAGTGCAGGCGCAGCCGGCCATCGAGGTGGGCTTGCAGCTGGCCCGCATCGGTCAGCTGCCGCAGGTAGGGCGAGGCGCCCAGTTCACCCGTGAGCGCGTCGAGGCGGGCGCGCACAGCCTGCAGTTCCGGCGCCCCCGCGTTCTTGCCGGCGAGCAGGGCGCTGATGGGGATGACGGCGCGGCTGTTCCAGAAGCGGTCGAAAATGTCGCTCGTCTGCTGTACGGCGGGACCCACCAGCAGCAAGTCGGCATCCTGGAAATTGACTTGCTCGGCGGCATCAAAGTATTCATCGCCGATATTGCGCCCGCCGACCAGGGCCACCCTGCCGTCGACGATCCAGGCCTTGTTGTGCATGCGCCGGTTCAGGCTGACGGCGCGCAAGGCCATTTCCACGGCGCGCAACCAGATGCCGTCGCGGTTGCGGCCCGGATTGAAGATGCGCACGTCGATCAGCGGATGGCTGTCGAGCGCGAGGATGGCGGCGTCCTGGCCGCGCGCGTTGATATCGTCAAGCAACACACGCACGCGCACGCCGCGGTCGGCCGCGCGCAGCAGCTCGCGCACCAGCAGGCGGCCCGTGACGTCGTTATGCCAGATGTAGTACTGCAGGTCGATGCTGCGGCCCGCCTCGCGCGCGCTCAGGGCGCGCAGGGCGAACGCTTCCAGATTGTCGTCGATCAGGGCCGTGCCGCTCTGTTCCGGGCGTTGCGCCAGCTGCGGCGCCAGCACGCGGTCGAGCAGGGTGGCGTCGGCTGCCACGGGCAAGGCCGTTCCCGGCGCCCCCAGCGAACGTTCGGCGAAGCGCCCGTAGCTGTACAGCGCGGCTATGCTGAGCCCGGCAAACAGGGTGGCCAGCAGCAGCAATTTGACGAGCATGCGGCGCACCGTCAGCGGACCGCGCGCAGGCTGCGGCGTGCGGGATGGAGGATGGGCTGGCGCATGCGGATGTCTTTCGTGAGCGGAACGGGAAGTGGCCGATTGTAGCAGTTTCTATAATGCACGATTTTCATCCTGGAACATCCTTGCCTGCCGTCAAAAATGCGAGAATGGCCAGCTCAATCAATCATCAGGGGATGCAGGCATGGTAAGGATTTTGACAGCAATGACGGCAGCCATGCTGTCGGCTAGTGTGGCGGCGGCGCCGGGCGCCGAACCGGCGCAGCAGCAGATACGCCAGCTGGTGGCCGACATCTCGCCGCAGCGCATCGAGGCGCACGTGCGCAAGCTGGTCAGTTTCCAGACGCGCCACAGCATGTCCGATACCGTCTCCGACACGCGCGGCATCGGCGCGGCGCGGCGCTGGATCAAGGCGGAGCTGGAGCGCTGCGGCGCGCAGGCGGGCGCACGCCTGCAGGTGGCGTTCGACAGCCATATGGCGCCCGTGTCGAAGCGCATTGCGCGGCCGACGGAAATCGTCAACGTGGTGGCGACCCTGCCGGGCAGCCAGCCGCAGTCGGCCGGGCGCATCTATGTCGTCAGCGGCCACTATGACTCGCGCGCCACCGACGTGATGGATGCGCAGGGCGACGCGCCCGGCGCCAACGACGACGCCTCGGGTACGGCGGCCGTGATCGAGATGGCGTGCGCGATGGCGCGCTACCAGTTCGACGCCACGCTCGTCTTCATGGCCGTGGCGGCAGAGGAACAGGGTTTGTTGGGTTCCGGCCACTGGGCGCGGCAGGCGAAGCTGAACAAGCTCAATATCGCCGGCATGCTCAATAACGACATCATCGGCAGTTCGCGCGCCGACGATGGAAGCGTCGACGGTGGCCAGGTGCGCCTGTTTGCCGAGGGCATCCCTGCCGTGAAAGAAATGAGCGACGGCGTGCGCGCCCTGGTGGCGACGGGCGGCGAGAACGACTCGATTTCGCGCCAGCTGGCGCGCCACGTGAAGCAGGTGGGCGAGCGCTATGTGCCCGGTTTCAAGGTCAACGTCATCCAGCGCGCCGACCGCTACCTGCGCGGCGGCGACCATATGCCCTTCCTCGCGCAAGGGTATGCGGCGCTGCGTTTCACGGAGCCGAACGAGGATTTTACCCACCAGCATCAGGATGTGCGCGTGGAAAATGGCGTGCAGTATGGCGACCTGCCGCAATTCGTCGATTATGACTACGTGGCGAAAGTGGCGCGCGTGAATGCGGCGGCGCTCGCTTCACTGGCCCTGGCGCCGGCCGCGCCCGCTGGCGTGCAGGTGCGCACGGCGCAGCTGGAAAACGCCACGACCTTGCAATGGCAGCCGAACTCGGAGCCGGACCTGGCCGGCTACCGCATCGTCTGGCGCGCTACCACGGCAGACCAGTGGCAGGGTGCGCAGGACGTGGGCAATGTCACCGAAGCCAGGCTCAAGCTGTCGAAAGACAACTATTTCTTTGGCGTCCAGGCCATCGACCGCGACGGCAATGTCAGCGTGGCAACATACCCCACGCCGCTGCGCTAGGCGCTGTTGACGGGCAGGCGCGCCAGAAAACCGTGAATCTGGGAAACGACCGCCGCGCCTTCGCCGACGGCGGCCGCCACGCGCTTGGTCGAGCCGGCGCGCACGTCGCCGATGGCGAAGACGCCCGGCACGCTCGTTTCCAGCGCGGCGCGCTCGGGCAGGTCGGGTGGATATACCCCGTGGCCGTGGGCGCGGCATTCGGCGCGCGTGACGTCGAAGCCCGTACGAATGAAACCCTGTTCGTCGACGGCCACGGCGCAGTCGTGCAGCCAGTCCGTGTTCGGATCGGCGCCGACGAAGAGGAACACGCGGCGCACGGCGCAATCGCATTCTTCACCCGTCTGCTTGTTGCGCCAGCGGGCGCCCGTCAAGCCATCGTCGTCGCCTTCGAGGGCGATGATTTCCGTGTGCGTGTGCAAGGTGATGTTGGGCGTGGCGGCGATGCGCTCGATCAGGTAGCTCGACATGCTGGCCGCCAGCCCTGCGCCGCGGATCACCATGTGGACTTTGGCCGCGTGGCCGGATAGAAACACAGCCGCCTGGCCGGCCGAGTTGCCGCCGCCGACCAGGATGATCTCTTCCTGCTTGCACAGCTTGGCTTCGATGGGCGAGGCCCAGTAATACACGCCCCGTCCTTCATATGTTTTCAGGTTCGCCAGCGAGGGGCGGCGGTAGCGCGCGCCGCAGGACAGCACCACCGTGCGGGCGCGCACCTGCGTGCCGTCGCACAGATTGACGCGCAGGGGCCAGGTGTCGCACAGCAAGTTGGCGGCGCTGGCCGGGGTGGCGATCTCGACGCCGAATTTTTGCGCCTGCACATAGGCGCGTCCCGCCAGGGCGCGACCGGAAATGCCGGTGGGAAAGCCGAGATAGTTTTCGATGCGCGCGCTGGCGCCCGCCTGGCCGCCATACGCGCGCTGTTCCAGCGCCAGCACGGTCAAGCCTTCGGAGGCCGCATACACGGCCGTGGCCAGGCCGGCGGGGCCGGCGCCCACCACCAGCACGTCGAAGATCTTGTCGCCGGACAAATCAGGCAACATGCCCAGGCAGCGTCCCAGTTCCGCATTGCCGGGATTCTTCATGATCTTGCCGTCTGGACAGACCACCAGCGGCCACTCCTGCGGCGTGGGCTGGTAGCGCTCGGCCAGCGCGGCGGCCGCCGCATCGGTGGACGGATCGAGCACCGTGTGCGGATGGCCATTGCTCGATAGAAAGCTTTGCAGGTGGAACAGATTACCATTGCCGCGCGGCCCCACCAGCACGGGGCCGCCTGAATTGGCTTCGATCAGCGCCACGCGGCGCAGGATCAGGGCGCGCACGATGCGTTCGCCCATCTCCGCCTCGGCCACGATCAGCGCGCGCAAGGATTCCGAGCTGATGTCGAGCAATTCCACGGCGCCCACGGCGCTGCCGTTGACGAGGGTGGGGCGGCCGGACAACTGCGCCACTTCGGCAATGAAATGGCCGACGCCCACTTCGCGCAGCAGCGACGCCTGGCCCAGCACTTCGTGGCGCGTGATGCTGACGCGCCCGGACAGTATCACCAGCATGCCGAAGCTGCTGCTGCCGGCCTCGAACAGCGTCTCGCCATCGGCAAAGCGCCGCAGCGTGCCATAGCGCTGCAAGCGCTGCAGTTCGAGCGCATTGAAGACGGGCGAGATCTGGTGGCTGCGGCCCTGCAAGTCGAGTGTGGTGAACTGGACGGGATCGTCCTGCGTCGTTTCGGGAATGAATTCGGGTGTGCTGCTGGCCATGGCGAGTCCGTTCGGAGGCTGAATAAGCAAATAACAAAAATAACTAACAGTGACGAGTCTAGCGCATGCGGCGCGCGCCTGCCGCAATACCCGTTGCGCACGCCCGGAAATGCCGGCGCGGCAGGCGCCGTGCGGCATGTGGCGCTGCGGCGGGACGCGCATGCGTGCCCGGCTGCCGTTGCCGATGAGCGATACGCCGTCCAGCATCTCATATTAGAATGGGTCTTTGTTGAATCTACTCAAACAGACACGATGGCTTACAAGACACTTGAAGATACGATAGGCAACACCCCGCTGGTGCAACTGACGCGCTTGCCGGGCGCCGATGCGATTGCGCGCAACAACGTCATCCTCGGCAAGCTGGAAGGCAACAACCCGGCCGGCTCCGTGAAGGACCGCGCCGCCATGTCCATGCTCAAGCGCGCTGAAGAGCGCGGCGTCATCAAGCCAGGCGATACCCTGATCGAGGCCACCAGCGGCAATACGGGCATCGCGCTGGCCATGGCCGCCGCCTTGCGCGGCTACAAGATGCTGCTCTTGATGCCAGACAATCTCAGCGTGGAGCGCCGCCAGAGCATGGCCGCCTACGGCGCCGAC
Protein-coding sequences here:
- a CDS encoding M20/M25/M40 family metallo-hydrolase — encoded protein: MTAAMLSASVAAAPGAEPAQQQIRQLVADISPQRIEAHVRKLVSFQTRHSMSDTVSDTRGIGAARRWIKAELERCGAQAGARLQVAFDSHMAPVSKRIARPTEIVNVVATLPGSQPQSAGRIYVVSGHYDSRATDVMDAQGDAPGANDDASGTAAVIEMACAMARYQFDATLVFMAVAAEEQGLLGSGHWARQAKLNKLNIAGMLNNDIIGSSRADDGSVDGGQVRLFAEGIPAVKEMSDGVRALVATGGENDSISRQLARHVKQVGERYVPGFKVNVIQRADRYLRGGDHMPFLAQGYAALRFTEPNEDFTHQHQDVRVENGVQYGDLPQFVDYDYVAKVARVNAAALASLALAPAAPAGVQVRTAQLENATTLQWQPNSEPDLAGYRIVWRATTADQWQGAQDVGNVTEARLKLSKDNYFFGVQAIDRDGNVSVATYPTPLR
- a CDS encoding FAD-dependent oxidoreductase, which encodes MASSTPEFIPETTQDDPVQFTTLDLQGRSHQISPVFNALELQRLQRYGTLRRFADGETLFEAGSSSFGMLVILSGRVSITRHEVLGQASLLREVGVGHFIAEVAQLSGRPTLVNGSAVGAVELLDISSESLRALIVAEAEMGERIVRALILRRVALIEANSGGPVLVGPRGNGNLFHLQSFLSSNGHPHTVLDPSTDAAAAALAERYQPTPQEWPLVVCPDGKIMKNPGNAELGRCLGMLPDLSGDKIFDVLVVGAGPAGLATAVYAASEGLTVLALEQRAYGGQAGASARIENYLGFPTGISGRALAGRAYVQAQKFGVEIATPASAANLLCDTWPLRVNLCDGTQVRARTVVLSCGARYRRPSLANLKTYEGRGVYYWASPIEAKLCKQEEIILVGGGNSAGQAAVFLSGHAAKVHMVIRGAGLAASMSSYLIERIAATPNITLHTHTEIIALEGDDDGLTGARWRNKQTGEECDCAVRRVFLFVGADPNTDWLHDCAVAVDEQGFIRTGFDVTRAECRAHGHGVYPPDLPERAALETSVPGVFAIGDVRAGSTKRVAAAVGEGAAVVSQIHGFLARLPVNSA